From a region of the Kaistia sp. 32K genome:
- a CDS encoding 2Fe-2S iron-sulfur cluster-binding protein — protein MKIFVTDHAGEEHELEALEGWRVMEVIRDWNIGIKAECGGACACATCHVYVDPDWVDRLIPMSDEEEERLDDAMAVKSNSRLSCQILMSEELDGLRVRLAPGSEPEELAA, from the coding sequence ATGAAGATCTTCGTCACCGACCACGCCGGCGAGGAGCACGAGCTCGAAGCGCTCGAGGGTTGGCGGGTGATGGAAGTCATCCGCGACTGGAACATCGGCATCAAGGCCGAATGCGGCGGCGCCTGCGCCTGCGCCACCTGCCACGTCTATGTCGACCCGGACTGGGTCGACCGGCTGATTCCGATGTCGGACGAGGAAGAGGAACGCCTCGACGACGCCATGGCGGTCAAGTCGAACTCGCGCCTGTCGTGCCAGATCCTGATGTCGGAAGAGCTCGACGGCCTCCGCGTCCGCCTCGCCCCCGGCAGCGAACCGGAAGAGCTGGCGGCGTAG
- a CDS encoding DUF1778 domain-containing protein, whose translation MSRTAICRMLPGMSDTGNSSRLEARVPTRVLDMIKRAAELRGISVTSFVIEATAEKAVQVIEQMDAIRLTREEQARFAEALLNPPEPTEALRDAARRHRDLVASKS comes from the coding sequence TTGTCCCGTACGGCAATTTGCCGTATGCTTCCAGGCATGAGTGACACCGGAAACTCCTCGCGCCTCGAGGCGCGCGTTCCGACCCGCGTGCTGGATATGATCAAGCGCGCCGCGGAACTGCGTGGAATTTCCGTGACCAGCTTCGTGATCGAAGCGACGGCCGAGAAGGCTGTGCAGGTCATCGAGCAGATGGACGCGATCCGCCTGACGCGCGAAGAGCAGGCTCGCTTCGCGGAGGCGCTCCTCAACCCGCCGGAACCGACAGAAGCACTCCGCGATGCCGCCAGGCGTCATCGTGATCTCGTCGCCAGCAAGTCTTGA